aaacttaaatattacatttatataAGTCTtaaagaccctttactcagtattttgttaaAGCATCTTAGGTAGCTATAACagtagagtcttcttgggtatgaaaaCAAgattgtatttggggagtttctcccattcttctctgcagatcctttcaagctctgtctggttgatggggagggtcgctgcacagctattttcaggtctctccagagatgttagattgggttcaagtcccagCTCTGACTGGACCACTGCACTTTACTCCGTTTATCTTCCcacgatcctgactggtctcccagtccttgccgctgagaaacagcatgatgctgccaccacagtacttcactgtggagatggtgcctgctttcttccagatgtgacacttggccttcaggacaaagagttcaatcttggtttcatcagaccagagaatattgtttctcatgatcggagtctttaggtgccttttggaaaactccaagcgggctgtcatgtgacttttactgaggagtagcttccgcctggccactctaccataaaaggcctgatttgtggagtgctgcagagattttattttatttattttacctttatttaaccaggcaagtcagttaagaacaaattcttattttcaatgacggcctgggaacagtgggttaactgcctgttcaggggcagaacgacagatttgtaccttgtcagctcgggggtttgaactcgcaaccttccggttactagtccaacgctctaaccactaggctacgctgccactaggctacgctggttgaccttctggaagtttctcccatctccacagaggaactctggagctctgtcagagggaccatcgggttcttggtcacctccctgaacaaggcccttctcccacaattgctcagtttggccgggtggccagctctaggaagtgtcatggcggttccaaacttcttccatttaagaatgatggaggccactgtgttcttcagaactgccaatgctgcagaaatgttttggtacccttccccagatctctccCTCGACACGGTCCTGTCTTGGAccgctacggacaattccttcgacctcggggcttggtttttgctctgacatgcgctgtcaactgagggaccttatatagacaggtgtgtgcctttccaaatcatgtccaatcaattaaatgtaaATAAAAGGTGGACTccacatgatgcacctgagcttaacttcaagtctcatagcaaagggtctgaaaatgtacagtaccagtcaaaagttgacacacctactcattcaagggtttttctttattttactattttctacattgtaaaatagtgaagacatcaaaactatgaaatataaataatatcatgtagtaaccaaaaaaaaagttATTCAAAGTATCGTcgcctttgccttgattacagctttgcacactcttggcattctctcaaacagcttcatgaggaataatttaccaaaagtcttgaaggagttcccacaaatgctgatcacttgttggctgcttttccttcactctgcagtctaactcatcccaaaccatctcaattgggttgaggttgggtgactgtggaggccaggtcatctgaggcagcactccatcactctccttcttggtaaaatagcccttacagagtctggaggtgtgttttgggtcattgtcctgttcaaaaacaaaatgatagtcccactaagcgcaaaccagatgggatggcatttcGCTGCTGAATgcggtggtagccatgctggttaactgtgccttgaattcaaaataaatcacaaacagtgtcaccagcaaagcagccccacacctcctccatgtccattgcttgtgcttcttggcccaagcaagtatcttcttattattattattgtcctttcgtagtggtttctttgcagcaattcgaccatgaaggcctgattcacagtctcctctgaacagttgatgttgagatgtctgttacttgaactctgtgaagcatttatttgggctgaatgaatttattctctgcagcagaggtaactctgggtcttcctttcctgtggcagtcctcatgagagccagtttcatcatagtgctttatggtttttgaaactgcacttgacgaaactttcaaagttcttgaaattttccagattgactgaccttcacgtcttaaagtaatggactgtcgtatctttttggttatttgagctgttcttgccatatagggctatcttctgtatatcacccctaccttgtcacaacacaactgaattgactcaaacacattaaggaaagaaattccacaaattaacttaaggcacacctgttaattgaaatgcattccaggtgactacctcatgaagctggttaacagaatgccaagagtgtgcaaaggcgtcaaggcaaagcgtggctactttgaagaatctcaaatataaaatatattttgatttgtttaacactttcttggttactacatgattccatatgttatttaatagttttgatgtctttacaatgtagaaaatagtacaaatgaagaaaccctggaatgagtaggtgtccaaacttttgactggtactgtataagcAAAAATGTCCataaacctgttttcacattgtcattatggggtattgtgtttagattgatgtgCAAAATGTTTacttgatacattttagaataaggctgtaacgtaactaaatgtcgaaaaagggaaggggtctgaatacttaccgaatgcATTGTATAACAACAAAATGAATTGTGGGAATATAGGCTAATGTTAATCCATAACAGTCAACATACCGATTGCCAAACACCACACTTGCAAAGTCTGTGATGAATTCCTCAGGTATCCTACAATGAAAGAAAGGAATGTCAGCTGAAAACAATTCAAAACATGTCCAGATAATATTTTGACGGCACAGTATGAATCATTGCTTTGAATAATGTAGACTGCCAAGTGTAGAGTCAGTGTTACATATTACgataaatgcaacaacaaaaaaacaaaccttTGGGGTTCATTTACACAATATTTTGTAATAATGTGTGTATTCTCATATACCGCCAGCTCCTTCTGTGATAAACAAATTATGGGGATCTTGGATTGCCTattgcagggttccccaactggcggcctgTGGGACAAATTTGGCCCGcatgtggttttatttggccccctaAGTTATCTGAGCAAATAAtggactgtaaaaacaccagggaATCAGcttcaagtgattttaatttaggaaatctgtttcCAAGTACTCCCACACATAATAGTGACAGAATTGATCATATACAAATACAAGCagggtttgaaattattatgttttggTCAAATCTATTTGGGCTTCACGTGgacaatttgcagtctacaaattattttttaattaGGCCCCCGACCATccttggctgaatctagttgatgatctctggcCTATTGTAAGCAGTTGTTCAATTCCTTGATACAGGCAAGATAAACTGATGCTTCACAGCTTTGAGATGTGATGAGGTGATGAAGGTGACACATGGAAGAAGCTACCTTAGTTCCCTTAGATCTTCTTTGAAGACCTAGAAgacgtaaaaaaaatattttattgtaGATGTTATGTAGGAGTCATGAAATCAGACGTCATCTAGAAATCCAATCTGACCATGGTCTATGAGAGTATGGTTTCAATACAACATAAACAATAACCAGTTCTTTACCTCTTGTTTTAAAGATGATGTGGGGATACGTAATGCCTCTTTTAGGAGTCTGTACATTCCAGCCACAACATAACTCAACCGTTCTTCAGGGACGGCAGCATTTTCCGCGATAGCCTTCATTGCTTCTCTGCAGTCCTTGCCCTCAATAGCACTCACCACCGCTGGGAATAGACACAAGAAAAGTGATGTCaaaatggtttgtgtgtgtgtgtgtgtggacaaacGGAAGAGAAATTAAAACAAATTAATTTAACAATATACCAAAGTTAATGGCATGCACAATTTAACAAACCTTTCAGTATTTTTCTAAACATTTCTTGGTCTAAATCCTTCAGCTGTTTAGCCATGATTTCGATTTCTGATGGTATCCTTCCTCCCAAAAAACTTGAGTCCTTGGATGCACCAACCGCGACTTTGGCATGGTTTGACGACATTATACTTCATATATAGCTATAACTTATTGAACAAACCTAAATGAGCGTAACCTCTTTTCAAATTATGATGTTTTAGTTGACTAGCTTGTCAGTTTATTTATTCCAGAAGATTTCTGTAATGGTAGATCACATGACATGCCTTCTTCTAATGGCGGTCTGCAAACAACCGTGCCtctgccgccacctactgtagtgGAGGGTGTGGCCAAGCATAATTTACAGActagaataaaataaaacaaacaaacatacaaataAAAATTAAACCCTCCTACCTAATCATGTACTACTAAGTAAATAAAAAAAGTAAACAAAAAACAAACCCTCCTGTATCTCCAGAATCCCTTCCAACCTCCCCAAACGAGATGCATCCATCTGCAGACTTGCAGCATAGCCTCTGACTAATATTAGCCTGTCACTAAACCCAATACCATTTATCGCCATCTACTGGTTGTGATTAATCCCTTACACAAACTGTACATGTGAACTCCTCCTTTTCTTTCCTAGATTActttccttctttcctctctccctttccttttcTCCTTTCCTAAtttcctttcctcctttcttAGCTTCCCTtggcagcaggtaacctagtatTACAGCATTGGGCCAGCTGGTTCGAATACCCAAagtgagcaaggcatttaacccaaaTTTGCTACTATGGCtgacactgtaaaaaaaaaaaaaaaaaaaaatccctgcacatatctggtgtatgtgacaataaaacatcttTATAAAAAAAATCCTTCCTGACTTCCTTTCCTAGCTTCCTTTCCTTTCCCCCGTTTTATTACCTAGATACCTGCACTCCTTTCCTAGCTCCCTTTATTTTCCTCCTGTCTAGCTTCCTTTCCTCTTCCCCTAACTCGCTTGATTGTCCTCCTTTCCTAGTTAGGAAAAAAGTGAAAGAAATtgagatagagaaggaggagaggaaagggtggTAGGGAAAGAAAGGAAGCTTGGCAAGGATGAAAGGAAGCTAGGAAAATATGAATAGAAAGGAAGctaggaaaggaggaaaggaaagtTCACGTGTATGTGGAAGGGGTTAAACATGGTCAGTAGATGGCgatagtaataaaaaaaaaagaatacaaaataatacaaatattggTCACGTTCACATATTTAAATCggaccaaatcaaattgtatttgtcacatacacttgttaattagcagatgttattgcgggtgaagCGAAATGCTTATTGGTTTTAGTGACAGGCGGATTTTAGTAACAGGCTAGGCTgatttagtttttattttattttgtagttTGTTCCGTTTTTTGGGAATCATGTTTCCATCCTGCACAGTGGGTGTCGGGATGCACATTAAATTCTGCGATCGCcaatatactgctgctgctgcggGGCTGCAGCTGGATACTGTTGAGTACCACAGAATCATAATACCAATTAAAACCAgtaaatggttccaattgtttttcgaCCATTCATTTTTCTataggggattttagaactaCTTCATATAAGgtcatgtaggcttaccctggtgtgacgttttgataactacCCAAATCTCTCTCAGACAATGTCAATTTGatcaatatattcacctgtaatcacccctcctcctcaaattaaatgctaattagcagctaatgtggctatcatacagAACTACACATCCTTTCACTAGCTTTGAAGTAATCACTCAATGTGCAGTGTGGGAAAAACCTCCACATTTCTCCATGCAAACTCTTATTGACAAGTAACAAGTAACCTAGCAAGTAGAAATTATAGCCTTTTTAGTTTCTCGTGTAAATAATTGATATTGTGTTTTTCTTGTGTGTATTCTTGTTTAGCATTTAGAAAATTACTTAGCTAGctactttatttttttaattatcatTATTTAAATtattgtatttcacctttatttaaccaggtaggctagttgagaacaagttctcatttacaattgcgacctggccaagataaagcaaagcagttcgacacaaacaacaacacagagttacacatggagtaaaacaaacatacagtcaataatacagtagaaaaataagtatatacaatgtgagcaaatgaggtgagataagggaggtaaaggcaaaaaaggccatggtggcgaagtaaatacaacatagcaagttaaaaaaaatgtgtatgaACTACGTGGAATATTTGTGGACCATTGGCTTCCCTGAAAACAGGTACTGACAGGAGGCGTAACGAGAATGCTGATTGGAATAAAACCTCAAGGTAAGAACTGATTTGTGTGAAACTATTTACAAGATATGCAGTGCCAACTCTAGGAGAATGTGGTCCTTAAAAACTCCTCTAGTCCAGCAATATGAGTCTGCCAGAGGTCATCACTTTGGATGGGAATGGTGATGGAGGTTTTGGTGGCCCACACAACGAAGAAGCAAGTGTCCCTTCCAGTAATGTGGAGCTGCCCATGGACCTGGTGCCAGTAAGGATGGTCTTCAGAGACTGTAAGACCCTCCCTCCTGGATATAGAAATCCTTCGACTTCACTGCCTTTAGCAATTGAAAAATATTTTtccaacctttatttaactaggcaagtcagttaagaacaaattcttattttcaatgacggtctaggaacagtgggttaactgccttgtattTGTATTAGTCAAAGGGGTCCAACTCAGTCTCTCATTAAGTATGGATCAGGGGCCTGAACAAActaggaggtgggcagagccaagcacgagctagcgagagcctattggcgcgttctagcattcaattgcatatttccgttaggacACGCCTACTCTGAAGTGCGCAATAACGCAATTAGcctttgcactcctaaacaacgtattttggca
The Oncorhynchus mykiss isolate Arlee chromosome 31, USDA_OmykA_1.1, whole genome shotgun sequence genome window above contains:
- the commd5 gene encoding COMM domain containing 5 (The RefSeq protein has 3 substitutions compared to this genomic sequence), translated to MSSSHAKVAVGASKDSSFLGGRIPSEIEIMAKQLKDLDQEMFRKILKAVVSAIEGKDCRDAMKAIAENAAVPEERLSYVVAGMYRLLKEALRIPTSSLKQEVFKEDLRELRIPEEFITDFASVVFGNRRTALEAVATQQGPRLPSLKDFRWRVDVAISTSSLARALQPSILMQMKLSDGKAHRFEVPVSKFQELRYNVALILKEMNDLEKRSVLSIQD